The region tataaaattaaatatataaagaaacaaaattattaagatattttttattttctctctcattgtcttttgaatttttcatatgttgtattcttctttcatgtttatttattttcttttattactaaaaaaaagacataaactTAGTATTTGTATcctcattttttcatatttttcttcaattattaaataaataaatacggTAAttgtctcttgtctcacttgatagtgaactatttatttaacatttaacattattttttatctcatgacctttttgtatatttattttttattaatatagaagaagaaacaatgtaTTGCGATTTTTCATAgtcgatttttaattgtaacttgattattatagttttttttagtaattattctctcaattttttagtcttaaacttattttttaaataggtatattaatgaaaaacaaaagaataaatttattttttaatattgatagAGAAACTActggtgaagatgaaaacatgataatatggttatttattgcataaaaatgaaatgaaagcttgtgaatatttttttaatcaaatgcATGTTAATAAAATGGGAGAtgaatattttgcagataatatggttatttacatcgaaaaaagttaactgaaaaatttaattataattcaattactataagttcaaaaatatgaaaaaacgatAGACATTCCTTTAGATATGTGTAATTTCtttgataattataaatgtactagattatgtattcatttttattgaattagtcacaataatattaaatatataaattttgagtatattactttatattattttggctctccCAAATcttttggtcaagatccgccattgGTATCATATGTTACAAAATCTAACTCGAGCATACGGCTGCATTACAAAAAGTACACAAAGCAAGTTGTATGCTGTGTTACAAAAACTACTTCGGGGAGATTGTATCCAGTATGACAAACACTACCTTGAGCATGTTGTATCATGCGTTACAAAATCAACATATAGCAGAAACTATACTAAGCAgcgttaaaaaaaaaaaaactacaccGAGTAGTCCTCCTACATTACAAAAACTACACTGAGTATGTTGTATCCTGGGTTACAAAAACTATACTTAGCAGGTTGCATTCTATGTTGTTCATAACTTACTATGAAGTACCAATCTTTATACACTCATGTAAATAAGTTAACTATTTCAATGATTAAGTGAAACTAATTTATCAGCATGCAACATGAGGAAGTGTTATGTGTCAAAAAGTTATTGTTTGTGCTTCTTAATTTGTTAGaattatagattataaatttctaatttgttacatttatagattttaaaatcattaatttattttaccaGAAATATACGAAGTACttgaattttaaaatcacaacaaatagaagattataaataattagtaataagaaaacaataaaatataagaagataTTAAATTGATCTAATGCGGAATATGGGAAATACAATATAGAGATTCTCCAACGTTCAAGTAAATCAATCAGAATTTAAGATATATAAGTAAGGAGTGATGTagttacaaataaataaatatattaaccaTATTTGGTTAAGTTATGATATTATGTTTTAAAGATagtatataatcaattattatattataatattttttatatactaaatgattaattattatatatatcaaaagtataacaatattattattatatcgtAATTAAGGTATTAATCTATCAATATTTTAGagatattatcaaaatatttgagatatatttgataatatctTGGGGTTGTAAGCAGTGAGTTGTTCCTATAATAAGAAACTGAAGCAGATGTTAGGGTTTTGATTTTCTATACAAAACTGAAGAAAGTGTGTACACTTTTCATATTCTAAACCATGGCCGATTTGATCAGCAATATTCCAGATGATAttcttttatacattttatcttCTCTTCCAACCAAAGAAGTTGTTGCAACCAGTGTTCTCTCAAAGCGTTGGAACCCTCTTTGGCGTTCAGTTCCCTCTTTTGATTTCTCTATTTGTTATGAAAACCGCGAAGAGACCTGCGATCACTTTCACTCGGTGTACTCTTTTCTGCGTTCGCGTGATAGAGATCAACCCCTCCTCAGATTTCGcctcaattattttatcaactGTTTTAATCCTACCGTTCATTATAGTTATAGAGCCATCCGTGATACTGAAAGCATGATCAAGACACGGATTGAGGATGCAGTGAGTGGAAATACAAGAGTTCAACACCTCGACCTCTGTTTGGATCTTTACATTGTCATGCCCTCTGTGGTGTTTACCTTCAAAACTCTTGTATTTCTGAAATTGGCCAATATAAAAGTGGAAAATATCCCCTTTGTTGATTTTCCCATGCTTAAAATCTTGCATTTGAATCGTGTGCTCTTCTCAGAAGGTATAGATATTTCACAGCTTCTCTCTGGGTGCCCTAATCTTGAGGACTTGGAAGTCAAATGTATACTTATCAATGCTGAAATAAAGGTCAGCAGTTTGACAAACCTGGGCAACATGGCTGCAAAATTTTTGCCATTCGAAATTGTGAAGAATGTTAAAGTTTTGTCCATAGATTTGGTAATGCACGTGAGATTTGTTTGTTATTACTTTGTATTCTTAAGGAGAAAAAGGCATTTCTGATGATATTGTTTTTGTATCTCTTGCAGTTCCGTTCGCATGATTGGATTTATGAGTTTCAGAATTTAGTTCAACTTAAATTGGATTACCTGTATATTCAGAACAATTGGGTTGAGTTCTTGGAAACGCTGAGGCATTGTCCCATGCTTCAAACTCTTGCAATTGGTTGTGTTGGGAAGGTTTGATGATTTAAGCCTTGGaagtatatatatgaattttcttgttatctttttcttcaaacattattattaatattgttttatgatTGTTGTTAACAGGTAAGTTTTGGTTCATCTGGGCAAGGCCATGAAGAAGCAGTGTTGCCAGACCCACAATCTGTTCCTGCATGCATCTCATCACACCTTAAAACCTGTACTCTTGGATGTTACAGGGGTTCGATGGATGAGTTTCTATTTGCAAGATACATTATGCAGAATGCAAAATATTTAAGGACCATGAAAATCAATATTTACTCTTACAATGGGGAGAAACAAAATATGATAAGAGATTTATCCTCGTGCATGAAGAGTTCAGATACTTGTAAACTTTCATTTGGTAATTACTATGGAATAATTAAGGTTTCTTTTTAGTTGTCTTTCCATTAGTATATATAGTAGATGTTGACATGTTTATTTAAACTATGAAAGTTTGTGACACATTAACCTCTTGTTCAGAATTTATTGTTTATGAACACTTGAGGTTTAATCTTTGTAATTTGCGGTACGAATACTCATGGAGTATGGAGTGGCTAAAAAGtttgggaaatttaaaacaaatttatttgaaacaaattggataatatatacttttgtaCGATCATCATttagtctcttaattttttctttgttaccctgaatttgaaaatcaaaattatcTTTATCAGTAActatttctctttctctattgTTGCATTTATCTATATCGAGTGGCGGATTTTCACCAACATTGTTGAGAgagtcaaaataatacatccaaaatttatacatttaattattgtcactaaacaataaaaatgaatacataatttattataatgataacTAAAACagaaatcacacatatctaAAAGATTGTTAAAAGAATattcgatgataatcaaactacacttaaaatctaattataaaaaacacacaatacaaattaccttcttcttttctttctcgagaatggaagagaacaaagaagaaataagagcaaaaataatagattttttttctcttcaaaaataaaagaaaacatgtgagaatgagagatgagaacaatttgtaaaAAACTCAAGTCATaatggaaaaaataataaaaaatatattgataaatatttttattttttattgtttaattttatattttattatttattaacattaattattgtgtttataaaagaaataaaatatttgatttaatcatcattaatttgtaatatattttctaatatctataataaaatgtttaatttaatcatcattaatttgtaatatatcttctaatatatatctataatataaaaaaaattcaaaatactaataatataaaaaaaattcaaaatttttggggGCTGTCTACACAAACCTCCGCCACTGCCTATATCTATGTTATTATTATCTTGTTCATTCAAACAACACCCACttgtattttctaattcatttttcttatctctTTTGATAAGTTTATTCATAGCTCTTTTATGTGATACAATTAAAGCCTCAATTATTCTCTTCTATTGGAATTTTGAACCGCctgattcaaattttatatttgacatatatatatatatatatatatatatatatatatatatatatatatatatatataaatgaaataaaaattataatatataaaacactactcaagataaacatataaaatgaaTGAGTTAAAACAATACAACCTGGTTCTGGTTGTCAAGAAAGTAAACTCGATATATAGTAAATTTGTAGTATCTTGAAATCTCAAGTCTTTTTTTCCTtctcaattttttcataaaccTGTAGAGTTTATTttagattaatcattaatataaataattaaaaaattattgtttttctcATCTCATTagtaattttgttttctctaaatttgaattatctttctacaTAAAATCCAACTTTAACTTTGAAATATGCttcaattaatctattatccataaaaaaactaaatcctaatctaatagttttgtagaaaaatttcACCTCCTCTTCGAAATATTGAAGAATATTAAATGATAACGTTTCAAAACTTCAATCTAGAGGtaattattatcaaaataaaaaacaaatgttaTTCATCACGATAGTATTTATGCACTAAGTACATGCGTTATATTATATGGATTAATGAGGTTAACTACTTATTCTAACCTCGTCGTACTGTTAAACTATTTTTTGGCaacaaaaagttatatattaatacacatttttgtatataaaaaaattggtacaaataattttataattcagcaaattaaaaaaatagagagcGTTTAGTacactaataaataaatgtgatatATTATTGCTACTTCAGCTCTTTCCTGACCGGGTCTACTTCTAAAAAAAGTAACCAATCTCCTAAAAATATTCCAAAAGTAAAGCAAGCCTACATATGTACGAAGAGTCTGAAAATAAAAGTGGAAATACTTTTAGAAGAATAGAAGGGTGAGAAGAAATTTGAAGACTCACTTGTAAAAtatagataagaaaaataagaacaCTCACTTGTAAAACGCTTTTGAGAAGAAACCCGAAGACTAACTTGTAAAATGTAGGTGATAAGAAATTTGAATACTCACTTGTAAAATGCAGGTGAGAAGGAATCTGAAGACTCACTGATAAAATGCATGTGAGAATATATCTAAAGACTGGCTTGTAAAATGTAAGTGAGAAGAAATCCGAAGACTCACTCATAAAATGCAAGAGAAGAAATCTGAAGACTCGCTTGTAAAATGCATGTGAGAATAAATCCGAAGACTCACATGTAAATGCAGATAAGAATAAATCCAAAGACTCGCTTGTAAAATGCAAATGAGAAGAAATCCAAAGACTCACTTGTAAAATGGAAGTGAGAAGAAATTTGAAGACTCACTTGTAAAATGCAGGTGAGAAGAAACTCGAAGACTACAAAATAATTCCAGTTAGGTTGGGAGCAGACTGGATCCTATGTTACAAAAATTACATCGAGAAGGTTGTATCATACGTTACAAAATCTACATCGAGCAGATTGTATCCTGCATTACAAAAAGTACACTAAGCAAGTTGTATCCTGTGTTACAAAAACTACTTCGAGGAGGTTGTATCCAGTATTACAAAAACTACATCGAGCAGGTTGTATCATGCGTTACAAAATCTACATCTAGCAGGTTGCATCATGTATTACAAAAACTATAATGAATATGCGTTACAAAAACTACACCAAGCAGGTTGTATCTTATGTTAAAAAAACCTACACTGAGAAGGTTGTATCTTGCATTAAGAAAACTACACCGAGCAGGCTATATCATGCGTTAGAAAAAACTACACTGAGTAGACCTCCTACATTACAAAAACTACACCGACTACGGATGTTGTATCCTGGGTTACAAAACCTATACGTAGCAGGTTGTATCCTACGTTATTAAACCTACATCGAGCAAGTTGTATCCTTTGTAACAAAAACTACACTTAGCATATTGTATCCTACGTTATTTGCCATATCTTCTAAGAGTTTTATTTGACAGGTATTTATtttgtggataattatttcctacaaactatttgcaagtatttcttacaaaattttattcgaaaaatattttgcaaaaaattcacaacaatttcttacaaattattttctataccaaaatttgtaattatttcctacaattttttttaaaaataaaagtaattgaaattaatattgaatGCTTCAACTCTCGTCCAATCTACTTTACTTATGACAATTATGATAAACTCGTTAAGATTTTCGTAACAAATATTACCTCATATCTCATAgttattaaaaacttaattatattatatctatatacatataattatatatttatgttcccataatatattatatttaaatatcgttgaagtattattttataatattatattatttcttaaaaaaattgtttaacattttattaactaaaatattattcaccaaatcttatttcttaaaaaaaattaaaaaaaattaaaaattttaaaatgaaactaccaaacctttttattttttacttaaaattaatcatatttatatttatcctaattattaaaatttctaGGACATCACacaatttaatcatatattttttaaactttttttaaaagctATTTACATATCCGAACACAATAAAACATGTTGAGTGTTGCTCctctttacttatattttatttgatagtatgataatttgatttgatgtttttatattatcaaagtgaaagataacaaaagataaaaatactaattttttgagttttaaatttttttattatttgttaaatcaatttctttttattttatttaatattttaaattattcaaacaaaTAGTGTTGACTACACTAAATAATGATGTTCAT is a window of Vigna unguiculata cultivar IT97K-499-35 chromosome 4, ASM411807v1, whole genome shotgun sequence DNA encoding:
- the LOC114180919 gene encoding F-box/FBD/LRR-repeat protein At3g26920-like; the protein is MADLISNIPDDILLYILSSLPTKEVVATSVLSKRWNPLWRSVPSFDFSICYENREETCDHFHSVYSFLRSRDRDQPLLRFRLNYFINCFNPTVHYSYRAIRDTESMIKTRIEDAVSGNTRVQHLDLCLDLYIVMPSVVFTFKTLVFLKLANIKVENIPFVDFPMLKILHLNRVLFSEGIDISQLLSGCPNLEDLEVKCILINAEIKVSSLTNLGNMAAKFLPFEIVKNVKVLSIDLFRSHDWIYEFQNLVQLKLDYLYIQNNWVEFLETLRHCPMLQTLAIGCVGKVSFGSSGQGHEEAVLPDPQSVPACISSHLKTCTLGCYRGSMDEFLFARYIMQNAKYLRTMKINIYSYNGEKQNMIRDLSSCMKSSDTCKLSFGNYYGIIKVSF